In one Musa acuminata AAA Group cultivar baxijiao chromosome BXJ2-5, Cavendish_Baxijiao_AAA, whole genome shotgun sequence genomic region, the following are encoded:
- the LOC103975191 gene encoding pectinesterase-like, whose translation MMSSGSSKRSKLLLSCIVFSSLFLLLLTFPSAPKPVAYHHKLRVHSHLHAAAAAVDHCDGTLYPELCVSTLSVFPDLHSKSLPEVICATINATEAAVRGSAKNCTNYLNRRGYNLDGRQRLAIGDCLDLFSQTLDELRAASAGLTSGASAHVDDVQTVLSAAITNQYTCLDGFSYVGKGGGYRSVIKRRLYHVSHLVSNSLAMVKKIQRRRASRPQREPLDGYGKVADGFPDWVSVKDRRLLQAPSNSTTPNLIVAKDGSGNFTTISDAVAAAPNNTKTRFVIYIKAGAYFENVEVTKNKKNLMFMGDGIGKTVVKASRNVVDGWTTFRSATVAVVGDGFLMRDITIENAAGPSKLQAVALRVGADLSAFYKCSFVGYQDTLYVHSLRQFYRECDVYGTIDFIFGDAAVVLQNCNLYARKPLSNQQNIFTAQGREDPNQNTGISIHKCKVAAAADLIPVQSNFSTYLGRPWKEFSRTVFMQSYLDSLIDPAGWLEWNGDFALNTLYYGEYMNRGPGSNTTGRVKWPGYRVINSTAEASNFTVASFIQGDQWLGSTSVPFTSGLN comes from the exons ATGATGAGCTCTGGTAGTAGTAAAAGAAGCAAACTCCTCCTTTCATGCATCGTCTTCTCTTCTCTGTTCCTCCTCCTGCTAACGTTCCCCAGTGCGCCAAAACCTGTGGCTTACCACCATAAACTCCGGGTACATTCTCACCTTCATGCCGCCGCTGCCGCGGTCGACCACTGTGACGGCACGCTATACCCGGAACTGTGCGTTTCCACCCTCTCCGTCTTCCCAGATTTGCACTCCAAGTCCCTTCCCGAGGTCATCTGTGCCACCATCAACGCCACCGAGGCCGCCGTCCGCGGCTCCGCCAAGAACTGCACCAACTACCTCAACAGACGCGGTTACAACCTCGACGGCCGCCAGCGCCTCGCCATCGGCGACTGCCTCGATCTCTTCTCGCAGACTCTCGACGAGCTGCGCGCCGCCTCCGCCGGCCTCACATCCGGCGCCAGCGCCCACGTCGACGATGTCCAGACGGTCCTTTCCGCCGCCATCACCAACCAGTACACGTGCCTCGACGGCTTCTCCTACGTCGGTAAAGGTGGCGGATACCGCTCGGTTATCAAGCGGCGGCTCTACCACGTCTCGCACCTCGTCAGCAACTCCCTCGCCATGGTGAAGAAGATCCAACGGCGGCGGGCGTCACGGCCGCAGCGCGAACCACTGGACGGCTACGGGAAGGTGGCGGACGGGTTCCCAGATTGGGTGTCGGTGAAAGACCGGAGGCTGCTGCAAGCGCCTTCGAACTCGACGACCCCGAACTTGATAGTGGCGAAGGACGGGAGCGGCAACTTTACGACGATAAGCGACGCGGTGGCGGCGGCGCCGAACAACACCAAAACGAGATTCGTGATATATATAAAGGCGGGGGCGTATTTTGAGAATGTGGAGGTGACGAAGAACAAGAAGAACCTAATGTTCATGGGCGATGGCATCGGGAAGACGGTGGTGAAGGCGAGCAGGAATGTGGTCGATGGATGGACCACCTTCAGATCTGCTACCGTCG CTGTAGTGGGCGATGGGTTTCTCATGCGAGACATCACCATCGAGAACGCCGCAGGGCCCAGCAAGCTCCAAGCCGTGGCGCTCCGGGTGGGCGCCGACCTCTCCGCCTTCTACAAATGTAGCTTCGTGGGCTATCAAGACACCCTCTACGTGCACTCTCTACGCCAGTTCTACCGGGAGTGCGATGTCTACGGCACCATCGACTTCATCTTTGGCGACGCCGCGGTCGTGCTCCAGAACTGCAACCTCTACGCCCGGAAGCCCCTGTCGAACCAGCAGAACATCTTCACCGCGCAAGGCCGAGAGGACCCGAACCAGAACACCGGCATCTCCATCCACAAGTGCAAGGTCGCCGCGGCCGCCGACCTCATCCCGGTGCAGTCCAACTTCTCGACTTATCTCGGCCGGCCGTGGAAGGAATTCTCCAGAACGGTGTTCATGCAGTCGTACCTCGACAGCTTGATCGATCCTGCCGGGTGGCTGGAGTGGAATGGCGACTTTGCGCTGAACACGCTGTACTACGGAGAGTACATGAACCGGGGTCCCGGCTCGAACACCACGGGCAGGGTGAAGTGGCCGGGCTACCGGGTGATCAACAGCACGGCGGAGGCGAGCAACTTCACGGTGGCTTCCTTCATCCAAGGTGATCAGTGGCTGGGATCCACTTCCGTCCCTTTTACTTCAGGATTGAATTGA
- the LOC103985912 gene encoding RING-H2 finger protein ATL17-like, with the protein MAGLNQTSPSVSPSGTGPSTWLSDENWRLLDPLFTVLNVGLIVFVLYILCRIYYCMSRRSNGTITAAFSFDNPAEISLPTTARLNSDVLSTLPIFVYVMAADDEKLECAVCLTEFETGEKGRLLRGCNHKFHVACIDMWFASHSTCPICRSRVEANAMGSDEAV; encoded by the coding sequence atggcTGGTCTGAACCAAACGAGCCCAAGCGTCTCGCCTTCTGGTACAGGCCCTTCCACCTGGCTCAGCGATGAAAATTGGCGCCTTCTGGATCCTCTATTCACCGTCCTCAACGTTGGTCTCATCGTCTTCGTGTTGTACATCCTCTGTCGGATCTACTACTGTATGTCTCGCCGCTCAAATGGAACCATCACGGCTGCTTTTTCCTTTGATAACCCTGCCGAGATCTCCCTGCCCACCACCGCCAGGCTCAACAGCGATGTTCTGTCGACGTTGCCGATCTTCGTGTACGTCATGGCCGCTGACGACGAAAAGCTGGAGTGCGCCGTGTGCTTGACAGAGTTCGAGACTGGCGAGAAAGGGAGACTACTTCGGGGATGCAACCACAAATTCCATGTTGCCTGCATCGACATGTGGTTTGCGTCGCACTCCACCTGCCCCATATGCCGCTCCCGCGTCGAAGCCAATGCAATGGGATCAGATGAGGCAGTATGA
- the LOC103985600 gene encoding transcription initiation factor TFIID subunit 14b isoform X1 → MIPATPSSIRAQSSPPLVAPIMRLQKISDENLSSFWIIGIQEGFPTGQEFNPPTRRLKDVEISFPIVYGTIAFWLGKKATEYNSHKWTVYVRGATNEDLSVIVKRAVFQLHSSFNNPTRVVESAPFELSESGWGEFEIAITLFFHSDVCDKQLDLYHQLKLFPEEDSGPQSIKKPVVAETYDEIVFSEPSEAFFARVQNHPAAIVPRLPSGLNLPAPGPIDHVNEKKRSDTKDHPFSQWFMNFSEADELLKLAAARQQVQAHIAKLRRQLSMIDGLPQQSKAASGQ, encoded by the exons ATGATTCCGGCCACTCCTTCCAGCATCCGTGCACAAAGCAGCCCTCCATTAGTGGCG CCAATTATGAGACTGCAAAAGATATCAGAtgaaaatttgtcaagtttttggATTATTGGTATCCAGGAGGGTTTTCCCACAGGTCAAGAATTCAATCCTCCA ACCAGAAGGCTTAAAGATGTGGAAATAAGCTTTCCAATTGTTTATGGTACTATAGCATTTTGGCTTGGAAAGAAGGCCACCGA GTACAATTCACACAAATGGACTGTTTATGTTCGTGGGGCAACAAATGAGGATTTAAGTGTGATAGTTAAGCGTGCTGTGTTTCAACTGCACTCTAGTTTCAACAACCCAACTAGGGTTGTAGAATCAGCACCTTTTGAACTTTCCGAGTCTGGATGGGGTGAATTTGAAATAGCAATTACACTCTTTTTCCACAGTGATGTATGTGACAAACAACTGGACCT ATATCACCAGCTAAAATTGTTTCCTGAAGAGGATAGTGGGCCCCAGTCAATCAAAAAGCCTGTTGTTGCAGAAACATATGATGAAATAGTTTTCTCTGAGCCTTCAGAGGCCTTCTTTGCACGAGTACAGAACCATCCTGCTGCAATTGTTCCAAGGCTACCTTCTGGCCTAAACTTGCCAGCTCCTG GTCCTATTGATCATGTCAACGAGAAGAAAAGAAGTGATACTAAGGATCATCCATTCAGTCAGTGGTTTATGAATTTTTCAGAGGCAGATGAGCTGTTGAAACTTGCAGCTGCTCGCCAACAG GTACAGGCCCACATAGCAAAGCTGAGGAGACAGTTGAGTATGATTGATGGTTTGCCTCAACAGTCGAAGGCTGCGTCTGGACAGTAG
- the LOC103985600 gene encoding transcription initiation factor TFIID subunit 14b isoform X2 — translation MIPATPSSIRAQSSPPLVATRRLKDVEISFPIVYGTIAFWLGKKATEYNSHKWTVYVRGATNEDLSVIVKRAVFQLHSSFNNPTRVVESAPFELSESGWGEFEIAITLFFHSDVCDKQLDLYHQLKLFPEEDSGPQSIKKPVVAETYDEIVFSEPSEAFFARVQNHPAAIVPRLPSGLNLPAPGPIDHVNEKKRSDTKDHPFSQWFMNFSEADELLKLAAARQQVQAHIAKLRRQLSMIDGLPQQSKAASGQ, via the exons ATGATTCCGGCCACTCCTTCCAGCATCCGTGCACAAAGCAGCCCTCCATTAGTGGCG ACCAGAAGGCTTAAAGATGTGGAAATAAGCTTTCCAATTGTTTATGGTACTATAGCATTTTGGCTTGGAAAGAAGGCCACCGA GTACAATTCACACAAATGGACTGTTTATGTTCGTGGGGCAACAAATGAGGATTTAAGTGTGATAGTTAAGCGTGCTGTGTTTCAACTGCACTCTAGTTTCAACAACCCAACTAGGGTTGTAGAATCAGCACCTTTTGAACTTTCCGAGTCTGGATGGGGTGAATTTGAAATAGCAATTACACTCTTTTTCCACAGTGATGTATGTGACAAACAACTGGACCT ATATCACCAGCTAAAATTGTTTCCTGAAGAGGATAGTGGGCCCCAGTCAATCAAAAAGCCTGTTGTTGCAGAAACATATGATGAAATAGTTTTCTCTGAGCCTTCAGAGGCCTTCTTTGCACGAGTACAGAACCATCCTGCTGCAATTGTTCCAAGGCTACCTTCTGGCCTAAACTTGCCAGCTCCTG GTCCTATTGATCATGTCAACGAGAAGAAAAGAAGTGATACTAAGGATCATCCATTCAGTCAGTGGTTTATGAATTTTTCAGAGGCAGATGAGCTGTTGAAACTTGCAGCTGCTCGCCAACAG GTACAGGCCCACATAGCAAAGCTGAGGAGACAGTTGAGTATGATTGATGGTTTGCCTCAACAGTCGAAGGCTGCGTCTGGACAGTAG
- the LOC103985600 gene encoding transcription initiation factor TFIID subunit 14b isoform X3, producing MKICQVFGLLVSRRVFPQTRRLKDVEISFPIVYGTIAFWLGKKATEYNSHKWTVYVRGATNEDLSVIVKRAVFQLHSSFNNPTRVVESAPFELSESGWGEFEIAITLFFHSDVCDKQLDLYHQLKLFPEEDSGPQSIKKPVVAETYDEIVFSEPSEAFFARVQNHPAAIVPRLPSGLNLPAPGPIDHVNEKKRSDTKDHPFSQWFMNFSEADELLKLAAARQQVQAHIAKLRRQLSMIDGLPQQSKAASGQ from the exons AtgaaaatttgtcaagtttttggATTATTGGTATCCAGGAGGGTTTTCCCACAG ACCAGAAGGCTTAAAGATGTGGAAATAAGCTTTCCAATTGTTTATGGTACTATAGCATTTTGGCTTGGAAAGAAGGCCACCGA GTACAATTCACACAAATGGACTGTTTATGTTCGTGGGGCAACAAATGAGGATTTAAGTGTGATAGTTAAGCGTGCTGTGTTTCAACTGCACTCTAGTTTCAACAACCCAACTAGGGTTGTAGAATCAGCACCTTTTGAACTTTCCGAGTCTGGATGGGGTGAATTTGAAATAGCAATTACACTCTTTTTCCACAGTGATGTATGTGACAAACAACTGGACCT ATATCACCAGCTAAAATTGTTTCCTGAAGAGGATAGTGGGCCCCAGTCAATCAAAAAGCCTGTTGTTGCAGAAACATATGATGAAATAGTTTTCTCTGAGCCTTCAGAGGCCTTCTTTGCACGAGTACAGAACCATCCTGCTGCAATTGTTCCAAGGCTACCTTCTGGCCTAAACTTGCCAGCTCCTG GTCCTATTGATCATGTCAACGAGAAGAAAAGAAGTGATACTAAGGATCATCCATTCAGTCAGTGGTTTATGAATTTTTCAGAGGCAGATGAGCTGTTGAAACTTGCAGCTGCTCGCCAACAG GTACAGGCCCACATAGCAAAGCTGAGGAGACAGTTGAGTATGATTGATGGTTTGCCTCAACAGTCGAAGGCTGCGTCTGGACAGTAG
- the LOC103985599 gene encoding probable methyltransferase PMT3 — protein sequence MMKGRDGGEKKHLFLSLCLAVLVLVVLVLYYGSFFGPQGQDANSALEFGGKIKRSIGWSNDGNEEVGKSEEPIISQEDGDYNLTPKSFPVCDDRHSELIPCLDRNLIYQTKLKLDLSLMEHYERHCPQPERCYNCLIPPPPGYKVPIKWPRSRDEVWQVNIPHTHLAHEKSDQNWMVVKGDKIVFPGGGTHFHYGADKYISHLANMLNFKNNILNNEGNIRTVFDVGCGVASFGGYLLSSDIIAMSLAPNDVHQNQIQFALERGIPAYLGVLGTKRLPYPSRSFEFAHCSRCRIDWLQRDGILLLELDRLLRPGGYFAYSSPEAYAQDEEDLRIWKEMSALVEQMCWKIAAKRNQTVIWVKPLTNDCYMKREPGTRPPLCRSDDDPDAVWGVPMEACITPYSEQIQRDGGSGLAPWPSRLITPPPRLADLGISKDMFEKDMEIWQQRVENYWSLFSAKIRPNTLRNLMDMNANMGSFAAALKDEPVWVMNVVPEDGPNTLKIIYDRGLIGTVHDWCEAFSTYPRTYDLLHAWTVFSDIQKKGCSAEDLLIEMDRILRPNGFVIVRDRRPVTEFIKKYLTAMHWESVAVVDAESNSDLEDREVILLIQKKMWLIDGSTKESA from the exons ATGATGAAGGGAAGAGATGGAGGCGAAAAGAAACACTTGTTCCTATCATTGTGTCTTGCAGTTCTGGTTCTAGTTGTTTTGGTTCTGTACTATGGATCTTTCTTTGGTCCTCAGGGTCAGGATGCTAATTCTGCTTTAGAGTTTGGTGGTAAAATTAAGAGATCAATTGGTTGGTCTAATGATGGTAATGAAGAGGTAGGCAAATCAGAAGAGCCCATTATCAGTCAGGAGGATGGAGATTACAATCTTACACCAAAAAGCTTTCCT GTCTGTGATGATCGACATTCGGAGCTCATTCCCTGCCTGGATCGAAATCTTATTTACCAAACAAAACTTAAGCTGGATTTGTCTTTGATGGAGCATTACGAGAGACATTGCCCACAACCTGAGAGGTGCTACAACTGCTTGATTCCCCCACCACCTGGCTACAAG GTTCCAATAAAGTGGCCAAGGAGCCGAGATGAAGTTTGGCAAGTAAATATTCCCCACACACACCTTGCACATGAGAAGTCTGACCAGAACTGGATGGTTGTCAAGGGAGACAAGATTGTTTTTCCTGGAGGTGGCACTCATTTTCATTATGGAGCTGATAAATATATTTCACACCTTGCAAAT ATGCTTAATTTCAAAAATAACATCTTAAACAATGAGGGAAATATCCGGACGGTTTTTGATGTTGGCTGTGGAGTTGCTAGCTTTGGAGGATATCTTTTGTCATCTGATATCATAGCAATGTCTCTAGCACCAAATGATGTTCATCAAAATCAGATCCAATTTGCACTTGAGAGGGGAATTCCTGCTTACCTAGGTGTATTGGGGACAAAGAGACTTCCTTATCCAAGCAGATCTTTTGAATTTGCACATTGTTCTCGGTGTCGAATTGATTGGCTTCAAAGAGATGGGATTCTTCTTCTTGAGTTAGACAGGTTGCTTAGGCCGGGAGGCTATTTTGCTTATTCATCTCCTGAAGCATATGCTCAAGATGAAGAGGACCtcaggatatggaaggagatgagTGCACTGGTTGAGCAGATGTGTTGGAAGATTGCTGCCAAAAGGAACCAAACTGTTATATGGGTCAAACCTCTGACAAATGATTGTTATATGAAGAGAGAACCAGGAACTCGACCACCTCTATGCAGATCTGATGATGATCCTGATGCTGTTTGGGGTGTTCCAATGGAGGCTTGTATTACTCCTTACTCTGAAC AGATCCAAAGAGATGGAGGAAGTGGATTGGCTCCTTGGCCATCTCGTTTAATTACCCCACCTCCACGCCTTGCTGACCTTGGTATTTCGAAAGACATGTTTGAAAAGGACATG GAAATTTGGCAACAGAGAGTTGAGAATTACTGGAGCCTCTTTAGTGCAAAGATACGGCCAAATACACTGAGAAACTTGATGGATATGAATGCTAACATGGGATCATTTGCTGCTGCACTCAAAGATGAGCCTGTTTGGGTTATGAATGTTGTACCAGAAGATGGGCCAAACACCCTCAAGATTATTTATGACAGAGGACTGATAGGCACTGTGCATGACTG GTGTGAGGCATTTTCAACATACCCTCGAACTTATGATCTCCTTCATGCTTGGACTGTTTTTTCTGACATCCAGAAGAAAGGGTGCAGCGCTGAAGACCTGCTTATTGAGATGGATCGAATCCTAAGGCCAAATGGTTTTGTAATTGTCCGGGACAGGAGGCCAGTCACAGAGTTCATCAAGAAGTATCTTACAGCAATGCACTGGGAATCAGTGGCTGTTGTGGATGCTGAATCCAATTCAGATTTGGAGGACAGAGAAGTCATTCTTTTGATACAGAAAAAGATGTGGCTGATAGATGGAAGCACCAAGGAGTCGGCATAA